The nucleotide window CTGAAAAATTTTCAGCAGATCCACATCTTCCATCTGTCCGCAATATTTTTGGATAAGCTGGAGCGCCGGATATTCATCATCTACACTTACGATTGTCAGATTAGCCATTACAATTTTATTTTTAAGATCGTCTGATAGTTATTATTTTCTATAGGTTCAGATATAAAAGTAAATCTTCCTGCGTAGTTTTTTTCAAGAATATTGATTACCGCTTCATTCCCCAAACCACTGTCATTCAGATTCCCGACAAGGTTCTTCTTCCTGGCCACGGAATTCTGAATTTCAAATAAAAGTTCCTGATCAAGTATTTTATAGCCTACCTTAATATAACTCCCCTCTTCTATTCCCACAGCTGAATGTTTCAGGGCGTTTTCAAACAGAGTAAGGCATACAGAAGGCGGAATATCAATTAATTCCAGCGTTTCTTCATCTTCAACAGTAAAAGTGATGTTCAAGACATTATTGTACTTTAACTGATATAATCCAGCAAGAGATTTAATGGATGAAAACTCCTGAGCCATACTGATTTTATCCTTTCCTGTATCATAAATCACATACTGAAGCAGTTTACTGAGTTGCAATATAGATTCCGAGGTATTTTCCGAAGGCTGAAAGCTTTTGGAATAAATATTATTAAGCGTATTGAGTAAAAAATGGGGGTTCATTTTAGATTTCAAAAGATCAAGGTACAGCTGGTCTTTTTCCTCACCCAGGTCTTTAAAATCCTGCTCTATCAAAAATTTATCCTTTGTAATTCCAAGAAATGAAGCAACAAGTATCACAATTCCCTGTGCGGTATATACATTGTACAGAAATTTTGTATTGGAAAGGTTTTCATTAAAACTCATATTAAAAACCGCCGGTTCAAGCAGAATCCTGAAAAGGCTCGAGACCAGAAAAGTGATCAGGGCAAAGAGAATGAATTCAGGATATTTATTGGAAAGATAAAATTCAGGGACGAGATAAGAATAGACGAGACTGTAAATTCCGACATTAAAAATAATGACTGATATAACACTCCAGATGAGTTCCGGAACATCCAAAAAGTAGTTTTCGGTAAAAAAAGTAATTAAAATGAAGATCAAAAGGAAAAGAATGTGCTGAAACTTCAGCAAAAGTCCCCAATGATATTCCATCAGCTTTTTCAAAACTTTCGCATTAAACAAAAGCCTGAAAACCAACAATATAAATACAATATTTACAATTAAAAACATCTAAAAACCTCAATTTTCAATCTTTCAAATATACCATCTTTTTAAGCCCGCCGTGCAGTTCACTGATAAAAACTGTCATTGATTGAAAAATAAATCTGCGGCTGGTTCTTATAAATATATTTGAAACATCAGGATATTAACTCAATATTACATGAAAATTAAATTCAAATTAATCATTATTCTGCTGTTCGGAATAATCCATCAGGCAGATGCTCAAAGCCGTGATAGCTACAATATGTGGTTCCAGTATCTGATGTCGGCAAGACTGACGGATAAAAGTACTTTAACGGCTCTGTCACAATACCGTTCCTTTGACCTGGCTTATGACACAAGGCTTTTCCTGGTTTCTGCCTACGTAGATTACGAAGTAGCCAAGGAAGTAAAACCCGCTGCCGGATTCATGTTCCTGGTACTGGATTCCTATAAATCTGACAATACCAAAAAAGAGAGGTATGAAAAAAGACCTTTCCAGCAGGTAACACTAGGAGGTAATATCGGAAGAACTTCGGTTTCGCACCGTTTCCGGGTGGAAGAAAGATTCATAAGCAATCCCAATGAATTTATCGTTCGTCTCCGTTATCTGATTTCTCTGAGAATTCCATTTAACAAAGCAGGAGAAAAAGAAAAACTGTACGGTATCCTGAAAAATGAATTAAGGATGAATGTGGTAAAGGAAGATCCGTTCGACAGCAACCGTTTAACAGCCGGACTTGGCATTAAAGTAGGAAAAAATTCAGCGATTGAAGTGGCTTTTATCAACCAGCTGGAAACTGGTTCCACAAGCAACTATGGCTACATCGGCTACAGAAACAGCTTCGACTGGAGAAAAAACAAAAATAAATAACTATAAATCAATCACCTATGCTTACATTCCTCGGATTTCTCATGATCCTGATCTTTATGGTCCTGATCATGAATAAAAAAATGACACCGCTTACAGCTTTGGTCATCGTACCGGTAACCATTGCTCTTTTCGCGGGTTTCGGACCTGAACTGGGAGATATGATGAAAAACGGTGTCAAAGAAATAGCGCTAACAGGTGTGATGCTGATCTTTGCCATCCTTTATTTCAGTTTAATGATAGACACTGGCCTTTTTGAGCCTTTAGTGAATATAATTTTAAAAGCTGTTGGGGACAATCCCATCAAAACAACAATAGGAACTGCCATTCTTACAGCCTTGGTTTCACTGGACGGCGATGGTTCTTCCACGTATTTAATTGTAGTTGCTGCAATGCTTCCGCTTTACAAAAGACAGGGCATGAATCCGTTAATTCTTACCTGCATTATTATGCTGGCTGGCCAGATTATGAATATTCTACCCTGGGGAGGTCCTACCGCAAGAGTTATGAGCTCCCTGAAGCTTGGGCATACAGAAATCTTTGTTCCTATGATCCCTATCATGGCTATAGGTATTCTATGGGTTATATTTGTGGCTTACATTTTGGGAAGAAGAGAAAAAATAAGGATTGCCAAACACGGAAAATTTACCAATTACAACAGCAATGATATTATTGGTGAAGCAGATCCTAAACTCCGTCGTCCCAAGCTGATTCTAATTAATCTTGCCCTTACAATCACTCTTTTAGTGGTGATGATCCTTGATATTGTTCCTTTAGGCATTGCCTTTATGATTGCATTCTGTATTGCTTCCATCATCAATTATCCAAAACTGAAAGACCAGCAGAAAATTATTTCCAAACATGCAGGAAACGCCCTATCAGTAGCAGGAATGATTTTCGGAGCAGGAATTTTCACGGGAATTCTGAATGGTTCAGGCATTATGCAGGCAATGGGAAACAGCATGATAGAAATAGTGCCGAAAAGCTGGGGAGGCTATCTGAATATTGTGACCGCCCTATTCAGTATTCCGCTTACTTTTTTCCTGTCCAATGATGCCTATTATTTTGGGATACTTCCTATTATTGTCACTACCGGACATCAGCTGGGAATTTCACCGGAAATATTGGGACGGGCAAGCCTTATCGGGCAGGGTTCTCATCTTCTGAGCCCGCTGGTTCCTTCTACCTATCTGCTGGTATCACTGGCAGGTGTGGAATTTTCCGATCATTTGAAGTATACTTTAAAATGGGCTTTGGGCTCCTCCATTGTGATGCTTCTGGCAGCGTTGATTCTTGGTGTGATCTAATCTCAATTCGTTAATTATTATTATATTTCGGATATGTAAAAAACTCCCGGTTTTGCACAGACAGTATATTTTTTTCAGATGAACCTTTTTGAAACTAAAAAAACATTCACAGGAAGATATTTAAAAAATCTTACCTTATATGTATTTGCCGCAATTCTCGGTGGAGTGCTTACAGGACATTATGCA belongs to Chryseobacterium shigense and includes:
- a CDS encoding sensor histidine kinase translates to MFLIVNIVFILLVFRLLFNAKVLKKLMEYHWGLLLKFQHILFLLIFILITFFTENYFLDVPELIWSVISVIIFNVGIYSLVYSYLVPEFYLSNKYPEFILFALITFLVSSLFRILLEPAVFNMSFNENLSNTKFLYNVYTAQGIVILVASFLGITKDKFLIEQDFKDLGEEKDQLYLDLLKSKMNPHFLLNTLNNIYSKSFQPSENTSESILQLSKLLQYVIYDTGKDKISMAQEFSSIKSLAGLYQLKYNNVLNITFTVEDEETLELIDIPPSVCLTLFENALKHSAVGIEEGSYIKVGYKILDQELLFEIQNSVARKKNLVGNLNDSGLGNEAVINILEKNYAGRFTFISEPIENNNYQTILKIKL
- a CDS encoding DUF2490 domain-containing protein, which gives rise to MKIKFKLIIILLFGIIHQADAQSRDSYNMWFQYLMSARLTDKSTLTALSQYRSFDLAYDTRLFLVSAYVDYEVAKEVKPAAGFMFLVLDSYKSDNTKKERYEKRPFQQVTLGGNIGRTSVSHRFRVEERFISNPNEFIVRLRYLISLRIPFNKAGEKEKLYGILKNELRMNVVKEDPFDSNRLTAGLGIKVGKNSAIEVAFINQLETGSTSNYGYIGYRNSFDWRKNKNK
- a CDS encoding CitMHS family transporter, whose product is MLTFLGFLMILIFMVLIMNKKMTPLTALVIVPVTIALFAGFGPELGDMMKNGVKEIALTGVMLIFAILYFSLMIDTGLFEPLVNIILKAVGDNPIKTTIGTAILTALVSLDGDGSSTYLIVVAAMLPLYKRQGMNPLILTCIIMLAGQIMNILPWGGPTARVMSSLKLGHTEIFVPMIPIMAIGILWVIFVAYILGRREKIRIAKHGKFTNYNSNDIIGEADPKLRRPKLILINLALTITLLVVMILDIVPLGIAFMIAFCIASIINYPKLKDQQKIISKHAGNALSVAGMIFGAGIFTGILNGSGIMQAMGNSMIEIVPKSWGGYLNIVTALFSIPLTFFLSNDAYYFGILPIIVTTGHQLGISPEILGRASLIGQGSHLLSPLVPSTYLLVSLAGVEFSDHLKYTLKWALGSSIVMLLAALILGVI